In Parasegetibacter sp. NRK P23, a single genomic region encodes these proteins:
- a CDS encoding class I SAM-dependent methyltransferase, with the protein MSFIPVHHTSCPACHSTDISFITDVKDHSISGAVFPVWMCATCTLRFTQDAPPAQEIGPFYAATHYVSHSDTKEGLVNKVYQMVKRRTIKGKVNMINTWCGGRKGTLLDIGCGTGSFLAAMKADGWKVEGLEPDPGARTLATEKTGQEIFSPEKMDALPTATYDVITLWHVLEHVHDLQGYAASFRRLLKPGGKLLIAVPNYTSADAEHYGGFWAAWDVPRHLYHFSPLSVDMLMKSHGFSATGIRPMWYDSFYVSMLSEQYRKGSIVKAFFVGLWSNLKTVFRPEKCSSLIYRFSKQ; encoded by the coding sequence ATGTCTTTTATTCCCGTTCACCATACTTCATGCCCGGCATGTCATTCCACCGATATCAGCTTTATCACAGATGTGAAGGATCATTCCATATCGGGTGCCGTTTTTCCGGTGTGGATGTGTGCTACATGTACGCTTCGTTTCACGCAGGACGCCCCGCCCGCGCAGGAAATAGGCCCGTTTTATGCCGCTACGCATTATGTTTCCCATTCCGACACAAAGGAGGGGTTGGTGAACAAAGTGTACCAGATGGTAAAAAGGCGGACCATTAAGGGGAAAGTGAATATGATCAATACATGGTGCGGAGGAAGAAAAGGAACGCTGTTGGATATAGGTTGCGGTACCGGAAGTTTTCTGGCAGCCATGAAAGCGGACGGATGGAAGGTGGAAGGACTTGAACCGGACCCCGGCGCCCGAACCCTGGCCACTGAAAAAACAGGGCAGGAGATATTTTCACCTGAAAAGATGGATGCGCTCCCAACTGCTACTTATGATGTTATTACTTTATGGCACGTACTCGAGCATGTGCACGATCTGCAAGGTTATGCGGCATCATTCCGGCGCCTCCTGAAGCCCGGGGGTAAACTGCTGATCGCTGTGCCGAACTACACTTCGGCTGATGCTGAACATTACGGCGGTTTCTGGGCCGCCTGGGATGTACCCCGGCACCTGTATCATTTCTCACCGCTTTCTGTTGACATGCTGATGAAAAGCCATGGCTTCAGCGCGACAGGCATCAGACCCATGTGGTACGATAGCTTCTATGTTTCCATGTTGAGTGAGCAATACAGGAAGGGAAGTATCGTAAAAGCTTTCTTCGTTGGATTATGGTCGAATCTGAAAACGGTGTTCAGGCCCGAAAAATGCAGTTCACTTATTTACAGGTTCAGCAAGCAGTAA